One part of the Nitrospira defluvii genome encodes these proteins:
- a CDS encoding universal stress protein, whose translation MFPSSNIATRPLFQKILVANDGSEGARKALVTAIELVQIYEADLHVVTVEECLPQHQGSVVGGELRPKPKVADYLRRVLIQAGLTATASRERLTPHLLAGHEVEAIVTFIAEHQFDLLIVGFMGHSKIFGQEWGSTSQNLTRLAPCPVLVVK comes from the coding sequence ATGTTTCCTTCTTCCAACATCGCCACACGTCCTCTGTTTCAGAAAATTCTTGTCGCCAATGATGGTTCGGAAGGAGCCCGCAAAGCGCTCGTGACGGCCATCGAGTTGGTTCAAATCTATGAAGCCGACCTGCACGTCGTGACGGTGGAAGAGTGTCTGCCGCAACACCAAGGCTCGGTGGTCGGCGGTGAATTGCGACCCAAGCCGAAGGTTGCTGACTATTTACGAAGAGTACTAATCCAAGCTGGCTTGACTGCCACGGCGTCACGAGAGCGACTGACGCCGCATCTGCTTGCAGGTCATGAAGTGGAAGCAATCGTGACATTCATCGCGGAACACCAGTTTGACCTCTTGATCGTCGGCTTCATGGGCCACTCAAAGATCTTTGGTCAGGAGTGGGGCAGTACTTCTCAAAACCTCACGCGACTTGCGCCATGCCCCGTGCTGGTCGTGAAATAA
- a CDS encoding MerR family DNA-binding protein: MDRALTIRKLATETGVSSKTLRYWESCGLLPKPARTHTGYRVYPVEAVRWVQFIRKAKSIGFALAEIRTLFASPKQGSKTCETVDAWARKKLKTLDQQIELLTQLRTQLEQHRRRWRGRFPCPPLGPHEICCLIEELPSPTAESRRR, translated from the coding sequence GTGGACAGGGCATTGACTATCCGAAAGCTGGCAACTGAAACAGGCGTGTCGTCAAAGACTCTACGCTATTGGGAGAGCTGTGGGCTTTTGCCAAAGCCTGCGCGTACACACACCGGCTATCGGGTCTATCCTGTCGAAGCAGTCCGATGGGTCCAATTTATCAGGAAGGCCAAGAGCATCGGGTTTGCCTTAGCGGAGATTCGAACGCTCTTTGCATCACCCAAGCAGGGGAGCAAAACCTGCGAGACTGTAGATGCATGGGCCAGAAAGAAATTGAAGACCTTGGACCAGCAGATCGAGCTATTGACTCAGCTCCGGACTCAACTGGAGCAGCATCGTCGGCGCTGGCGGGGTCGATTTCCCTGCCCGCCATTGGGTCCGCATGAAATCTGCTGCCTGATCGAAGAACTCCCTTCTCCTACTGCTGAGTCGAGAAGGAGGTGA
- the eno gene encoding phosphopyruvate hydratase produces MRNLIKSVRALEILDSRGYPTVRVFIGLENGRVLAASVPSGASTGMHEAVELRDGDMARYRGKGVLKAVAHVNERIAPSLIGMDPTSQADIDGLLRALDGTPTKANLGANAVLGVSMAVARAGAEVTGLPLHMYLAGPTSARLPVPMMNIINGGRHADNTLDFQEFMVMPVGAPTFAEALRYGTETFHALKQMLKAKGYSTAVGDEGGFAPTFKSNEEACELIVDAIQAAGYRPGRDVAIALDPAATSFFDGFRYDLSKSGSGVKTSAEMTALYQQWIERYPIVSIEDGLAETDWDGFRAQTAALGSRLQIVGDDIYVTNPQFLTRGIRERTTNAALIKLNQIGTVTETIEAVALCRQEGWNFVVSHRSGETEDPFLADFAVAMGGGQIKTGSACRSERIAKYNRLLEIEAELGTAARFENPLVPR; encoded by the coding sequence ATGAGGAACCTCATCAAGAGCGTCCGCGCTCTGGAGATTCTGGATTCTCGAGGGTATCCGACCGTTCGAGTGTTCATCGGACTTGAAAACGGGCGAGTGCTCGCTGCGTCGGTCCCCTCCGGCGCGTCCACAGGTATGCATGAAGCCGTCGAATTGAGAGATGGAGACATGGCGCGATACAGAGGCAAAGGCGTGCTCAAAGCGGTCGCGCATGTCAATGAGCGGATCGCGCCCAGTCTGATTGGCATGGACCCGACCAGCCAAGCCGACATCGATGGCCTACTGAGAGCCCTGGACGGCACACCCACCAAAGCCAATCTTGGAGCGAATGCAGTGCTGGGTGTGTCGATGGCGGTTGCCAGGGCCGGCGCAGAAGTGACCGGACTTCCCCTCCACATGTATTTGGCCGGTCCGACCTCGGCCCGGCTTCCAGTTCCGATGATGAATATTATCAATGGCGGGCGGCATGCCGACAACACGCTCGACTTTCAGGAGTTCATGGTCATGCCGGTGGGAGCGCCGACCTTCGCCGAGGCGCTGCGGTACGGCACCGAGACCTTTCACGCTCTTAAACAGATGCTGAAGGCCAAGGGGTATTCGACCGCGGTGGGTGACGAGGGCGGCTTTGCTCCGACCTTCAAGAGTAATGAGGAGGCCTGCGAATTGATCGTGGACGCAATCCAAGCCGCGGGGTACAGGCCGGGACGGGATGTGGCCATTGCGCTGGATCCGGCCGCCACCTCATTTTTTGACGGATTCCGGTATGACCTGTCGAAGTCTGGGAGTGGGGTCAAAACCAGCGCCGAGATGACGGCCCTCTATCAACAATGGATCGAACGGTATCCGATCGTCTCGATCGAGGATGGTCTGGCCGAGACCGACTGGGACGGGTTCCGCGCCCAGACCGCAGCGCTTGGGAGCCGTCTCCAGATCGTCGGTGATGACATTTATGTGACGAACCCGCAGTTCCTCACACGGGGGATTCGGGAACGAACGACAAACGCGGCGCTCATTAAGCTGAATCAGATCGGCACCGTGACAGAAACAATCGAAGCCGTGGCCTTATGCCGACAAGAAGGCTGGAACTTCGTGGTGTCCCACCGATCGGGCGAGACCGAGGATCCGTTCCTGGCCGACTTCGCGGTGGCGATGGGAGGTGGACAGATCAAGACGGGATCGGCCTGCCGCTCTGAGCGAATCGCGAAGTACAACCGATTACTAGAAATCGAAGCGGAGCTGGGAACAGCGGCACGGTTTGAGAATCCGCTGGTACCCCGTTAG
- a CDS encoding 2,3-bisphosphoglycerate-dependent phosphoglycerate mutase yields the protein MGHFVLLRHGQSQWNLENRFTGWIDVPLSTKGGEEALAAAQQLSRYRLDRAFTSKLVRATDTLRIVLAAIGQGRIPIEENQALNERMYGDLQGLNKDETVNQYGAKQVEVWRRSYDVRPPGGESLKDTAARVLPYYQERIQPAVEKGDTVLIVAHGNSLRALVMHLEDLSSQQIVDLTIPTGALVVYALADQGKLVRQDRDAASRARKL from the coding sequence GTGGGACACTTCGTGCTGCTTCGACATGGCCAGTCACAATGGAATCTCGAAAATCGCTTCACCGGATGGATTGATGTGCCGCTATCGACAAAAGGCGGCGAGGAAGCATTGGCTGCCGCGCAGCAGCTGAGCAGGTACCGATTGGATCGGGCCTTTACTTCCAAGCTCGTCAGAGCAACTGACACACTAAGGATTGTATTAGCTGCCATCGGCCAAGGACGGATACCTATCGAGGAGAATCAGGCGCTGAACGAACGGATGTATGGAGATCTACAAGGGCTGAATAAAGATGAGACGGTCAATCAGTACGGAGCGAAGCAGGTAGAAGTATGGCGGCGAAGCTACGATGTGCGACCGCCAGGAGGGGAAAGCCTGAAAGATACCGCCGCGCGGGTCCTGCCCTACTATCAGGAACGGATTCAGCCTGCGGTGGAAAAAGGCGACACGGTGCTCATTGTCGCGCATGGCAATAGTCTCCGGGCGTTGGTCATGCATCTTGAAGATTTGTCATCCCAACAAATTGTGGATCTCACCATTCCCACAGGGGCTCTCGTCGTCTACGCCCTGGCCGACCAAGGCAAACTTGTCCGTCAGGATAGGGATGCTGCTTCACGTGCCAGGAAACTATGA
- a CDS encoding PepSY domain-containing protein: MDFRTAILALVLFVSLLIFGIGLFRVSFGDEPHSPAVDMRQATQIVLEQFPHARILEMELDTDDGRLVYEVELITAEGQKKEIHINATTGRIEKIEYD, encoded by the coding sequence ATGGATTTCAGAACTGCCATTCTGGCGTTGGTCTTGTTTGTGAGCTTGCTCATCTTTGGAATCGGCCTGTTCAGAGTTAGTTTTGGCGACGAGCCGCATTCGCCCGCCGTCGACATGCGGCAAGCCACACAAATTGTGCTGGAGCAGTTCCCACATGCCCGAATTCTGGAGATGGAGCTGGATACAGACGATGGTAGGTTAGTGTACGAAGTTGAACTAATCACCGCCGAAGGACAGAAAAAGGAGATACACATCAACGCCACGACGGGGCGGATCGAAAAGATCGAATATGATTGA
- a CDS encoding MFS transporter: protein MTAQPGTSSTTALKFVVLLGVVSLFADMTYEAARSISGPYLALLGASGTIVGFVAGFGELIGYGLRLVSGYVADKSGQYWGITIVGYGINLLAVPLLALAGHWEVAACLMIAERMGKAIRTPARDAMLSHATAEMGRGWGFGLHEALDQIGAMLGPLIVAAVLYFRGSYQAGFAVLAIPAVLALSVLMAARFLYPTPRDLETGVAQIETEGFPRVFWFYLAAATLVAAGYADFPLIAYHFGKTSTVPDVWIPVFYAIAMGVDALAALIFGRLFDRGGISILIVAVLLSALFAPLVFQGEFYAAMGGMILWGVGMGAQESIMRAGVAEMVSPNRRGSAYGVFSMGFGLYWFLGSAVMGWFYDVSIPLLIAFSVGTQLLAVPLFFMVRNHERRA, encoded by the coding sequence ATGACTGCCCAGCCTGGAACATCCTCAACAACTGCCCTGAAGTTTGTCGTGCTATTGGGCGTGGTGAGTCTCTTTGCAGATATGACCTATGAGGCCGCCCGCAGCATCAGTGGTCCCTATTTGGCGTTGCTGGGGGCAAGCGGCACAATTGTGGGATTCGTCGCCGGATTCGGCGAATTGATTGGGTATGGGCTCAGATTGGTCTCAGGCTATGTGGCAGACAAGTCTGGTCAATACTGGGGCATTACGATTGTTGGGTATGGCATTAATCTCCTCGCAGTGCCTCTTTTAGCATTGGCTGGGCACTGGGAAGTAGCGGCCTGTCTGATGATCGCTGAACGAATGGGCAAGGCGATTCGAACGCCGGCCCGTGACGCGATGCTGTCGCATGCAACCGCGGAAATGGGACGAGGTTGGGGCTTCGGTCTACACGAAGCGTTAGATCAAATTGGAGCCATGCTTGGGCCGTTGATCGTCGCGGCCGTGTTGTATTTTCGGGGCAGCTATCAGGCGGGGTTTGCGGTGCTAGCGATCCCAGCGGTGCTTGCGCTGAGCGTGCTGATGGCCGCGCGATTCTTGTACCCCACGCCCCGTGACTTGGAGACGGGAGTTGCTCAAATTGAAACTGAGGGCTTCCCTCGTGTGTTTTGGTTCTATCTCGCGGCTGCCACCCTGGTGGCAGCCGGGTATGCGGATTTTCCACTCATCGCCTATCATTTCGGAAAAACGTCCACGGTGCCGGACGTGTGGATTCCCGTCTTTTACGCCATTGCAATGGGCGTGGATGCCTTGGCCGCACTCATCTTTGGTCGACTCTTCGACCGCGGAGGCATCTCCATCCTTATTGTCGCCGTGCTCCTCTCTGCACTCTTCGCGCCGTTGGTCTTCCAGGGAGAGTTTTATGCGGCCATGGGAGGCATGATTCTTTGGGGTGTGGGCATGGGCGCTCAGGAATCCATCATGAGAGCCGGCGTCGCCGAGATGGTCTCTCCCAACAGACGCGGATCTGCGTATGGTGTTTTCTCGATGGGATTCGGACTGTACTGGTTTTTGGGCAGCGCCGTAATGGGGTGGTTCTACGATGTCTCAATCCCCTTGTTGATAGCCTTCTCAGTCGGGACACAACTGTTGGCCGTTCCGTTGTTCTTTATGGTTAGAAACCATGAAAGACGCGCATGA